Within Candidatus Polarisedimenticolia bacterium, the genomic segment TCCCAGGCCTACCTCACGCTGATCGCCGAAATCGTCGCCGAGGCGATTCGTCACGGGGCAACGCGGCTCGAGCTGGGACAGACGAGCTATGACCTGAAGCAGCGCCTGGGCGCCGAGGTGAGCGCGCGCTGGCTCTACATCAAGTGCCTGAATCCGGCCGCGCACCTCACCCTCCGGATCGCGTCCAGGGCGTTGTTCCCGACGGTCTCGCCTCCGCCGCGGCGGGTCTTCAGAACCGCTGGCGGCCGATGACTTGAATCGTCGCGGTTCGTGTGGACCGCGCTATTCAAGAAACAGCTCGCGCAGGTGGGGGTTCAGGAATCGTTCCCCCGGGTCGAGCTCCTCCCGAATGTGCAGGAAGTCGTCCCAGTGGGGATACACGCGGCGCAGATAGGCGGGTCCCGCATTGTGCTTCTTGCCCCAGTGCGGCCGACCGGCGTGATTCTGAAAGATCGCCTCGGCGCCGTCGAAATACTCCCGGTAGCTGTTGGGATGAAAGACATTGATGGAGAGTGTGGCGGAATCACGTTTGAAAAAGGGGGACAGGAAAAAATCATCCTCCCGCACGTACCGGTATTCGATGGGGAAGCTCACCGGCAGCCTCCGGCGGATGATGAACTCGCGCAGCTCGCGCACGCAGTCGGGGCCGCGGTCGGCAGGCACCGCGTACTCCATCTCGTGGAAGCGCACCAGGCGCGGAGAGGGGAAGATGCGATGGGGCGGGCCCAGATACTCCGCCTCGTCCAGGGTGCGGGCGCACAAGGCGTTGATGGCCGGTGTCCAGGCCGGGCGCAGGCGCGAGCCCTGGCAGGTCAGCCAGAAAGCCAGGTTCTCCAGGAGCAGGTTGGTGAGGAAGGGGCGGAACCGGTTCGGAGGATTCTCCTCCGCCGGGACCCGATCGAGGGTCTTGGTGAGGGCCAGGTCCGAATAGGGAAACCAGAAGAACTCGAAGTGGCGATGTCGGGCGGCGGAGGCGGCGACGCGGGCCAGGCACTCGTCGAGCGGAACCCGACGTCGCACCTCGGACAGTCGGTACACCGGACAGACCTTCAGGCGGACCTGGGACAGGATGCCGAGGCTTCCCAGCGAAACGGCCGCGGCCCGGAAGAGCCGCTCACCATGCCGGCGGCTCAAGGTCACGCTGTCGCCCGCCCCTGTGACCAGGGTCAGCTCGAGAACCTGGCTGGAGATGCAGCCCAGCCGCGCCCCGGTGCCGTGCGTCCCGGTGGCCAGGACCCCGCCCAGGGACTGGGTATCGATGTCCCCCTGGTTTTCGATGGCAAGGCCCTGGCGGGCGAGCAGCGGTCCCAGCTCGCGCAGCCGGGTCCCCGCCCAGACCGTCGCCTCCTTCGGCTCGCGGTCCAGTGACACCAGGCCGTTGAGCCGGTCGAGCCGGATGGTCTGGTGGTCGGTCGCGCAAAGCGCGGTGAACGAATGGCCGGCTCCCAGCACCCGAATGGGCATGGTCGAGCGGCGGACGCAGGCCACGAGCTCTTCCTGGCTGCCCGGGCGGTCGATCCGCGCCGGCCGCCAGCGCACATCGCCG encodes:
- a CDS encoding D-arabinono-1,4-lactone oxidase; translation: MAARLRNWAGDVRWRPARIDRPGSQEELVACVRRSTMPIRVLGAGHSFTALCATDHQTIRLDRLNGLVSLDREPKEATVWAGTRLRELGPLLARQGLAIENQGDIDTQSLGGVLATGTHGTGARLGCISSQVLELTLVTGAGDSVTLSRRHGERLFRAAAVSLGSLGILSQVRLKVCPVYRLSEVRRRVPLDECLARVAASAARHRHFEFFWFPYSDLALTKTLDRVPAEENPPNRFRPFLTNLLLENLAFWLTCQGSRLRPAWTPAINALCARTLDEAEYLGPPHRIFPSPRLVRFHEMEYAVPADRGPDCVRELREFIIRRRLPVSFPIEYRYVREDDFFLSPFFKRDSATLSINVFHPNSYREYFDGAEAIFQNHAGRPHWGKKHNAGPAYLRRVYPHWDDFLHIREELDPGERFLNPHLRELFLE